From Medicago truncatula cultivar Jemalong A17 chromosome 7, MtrunA17r5.0-ANR, whole genome shotgun sequence, a single genomic window includes:
- the LOC25499271 gene encoding probable arabinose 5-phosphate isomerase — MQCNHILQTKQSIFHSFFFSKISKMGSLPHLPNGVSPKQSLNDLIDETTLTDLFKSQQNHLNFFFDRIDHSQTLSFTRALLNTTGTVFFTGVGKSGFVAHKISQTLVSLGIRSSFLSPVDALHGDIGILSDSDVLVLLSKSGATEELLRLVPCARAKGARLIAVTSVEGNALSAVCDMTVHLPLERELCPFNLAPVTSTAIQMVFGDTVAIALMAARNLTKDEYAANHPAGKIGKSLIFKVRDVMKKDEELPICRESDLIMDQLVELTSKGCGCLLVIDDNRRLIGTFTDGDLRRTLKASGEAIFKLTVGKMCNRNPRTIGPDAMAVDAMKKMEAPPSPVQFLPVIDDDNVVIGIVTLHGLVSAGL; from the exons ATGCAATGCAACCATattcttcaaacaaaacaaagtatcttccattctttcttcttctctaaaATCTCTAAAATGGGTTCTCTCCCACATTTGCCAAATGGTGtttctcccaaacaaagccttaacgATCTAATTGACGAAACCACCCTCACTGATCTCTTCAAATCCCAACAAAACCATCTCAACTTCTTCTTCGACCGAATCGACCATTCCCAAACCCTATCATTCACCCGCGCTCTCCTCAACACTACCGGCACCGTCTTCTTCACCGGCGTCGGCAAATCCGGCTTCGTCGCTCACAAAATCTCACAAACACTCGTCTCCCTCGGTATCCGCTCCTCCTTCCTCTCCCCCGTCGACGCTCTTCACGGAGACATCGGAATTCTCTCCGATAGCGATGTACTCGTTCTTCTCAGCAAATCCGGCGCCACGGAGGAGCTTCTGCGGCTTGTTCCATGTGCTAGAGCGAAAGGCGCACGTTTAATCGCTGTTACGTCTGTTGAAGGGAACGCGCTCTCGGCGGTGTGTGATATGACCGTGCATTTGCCGTTGGAGAGAGAGTTATGTCCTTTTAACCTTGCGCCGGTTACTTCTACGGCGATTCAAATGGTTTTTGGTGATACTGTTGCTATTGCGCTTATGGCTGCACGGAATCTTACCAAGGATGAGTATGCTGCTAATCATCCTGCCGGTAAAATCGGCAAGAGCCTTATCTTCAAG GTAAGAGATGTGATGAAGAAGGACGAGGAGCTTCCGATTTGCAGAGAATCAGATTTGATTATGGATCAGCTTGTGGAGCTGACAAGTAAAGGATGTGGATGTTTGCTTGTTATAGATGACAATCGTCGTCTGATTGGAACATTTACCGATGGTGATCTGCGTCGTACACTCAAAGCTAGTGGTGAAGCCATTTTCAAGCTTACTGTGGGTAAAATGTGCAACAG GAATCCGAGAACTATTGGTCCAGATGCTATGGCAGTGGATGCCATGAAGAAGATGGAAGCACCTCCATCACCAGTTCAGTTTTTGCCTGTGATAGATGATGACAATGTTGTGATTGGGATTGTCACGTTGCATGGCTTGGTTTCTGCTGGGTTGTAA
- the LOC25499272 gene encoding putative lysine-specific demethylase JMJ16: MRFSSVPPGFASLTSFYLKRDDNVKSDPITTSTKPEMDDNTSYKQICTQRPWIISDESKCKPEESHTEHPPMTKLKPPTKSSLPKGTKYGCPKCSNCFKVTARWHPEDARREVLEEAPIFRPTEEEFKDTLNYIASIRSEAEPYGICRIVPPASWKPPCSLEKKNVWENSEFVAQIQRIDGHQVQYAPEVVTSSHDTTETKRRKVMKVAMDSHLGNKSTCTPNNGKVKDCDKEPEPGPKFSLKTFKKLADEFKIQYFNHKDKNKIMGSGKNSARHQQQWEPSVENIEDEYGRIAQNPTEEIEVLCGDTLEAGDFSSGFPIPAISDSLNACTYPEYLKSGWNLNNMLSLPGSLLSFESPEAAQKFSPRVHVGMCFSPLKWKVEERQLDSLCYMHLGEPKVWYGVPGRCSVDFETIWKKYLVGARDMYAGQPDMHDNLVMQLSCSVLKGEGIPVYRCIQYPREFVLVFPGTYHSGFDCGFNCSEAASFAPLEWLLHGQNVVDLYSEQKRKTLISYDKLLLGAAREAVRTRWETDICMKSTPDNITCKDAYQRNGILSKAFNSRIRSESLKRKFISTSLKSQKMDENFTASCKRECSVCLRDLFLSAVGCPCSDDKFVCLDHAKQLCSCPWTGRILLYRYEISELEVLHQALDGKLSAVYKWAKEDLGLTVRSVASQKSKLTPEKVNDSEDSVKEPILQSARDAYNKWKQRKSQATPNSLVEKQSEMAFQAKRTPGSIHSSRYAIHPKKNTTLLHSAISNDVKAKEKMVGTKSAATSIGKGSNSAGIKPDSKAIEDKLTISKKVGDPKVSEVSSSTPGSRFLSLLQENIWIDVSSSSSESDED, translated from the exons ATGAGATTTTCCTCGGTTCCGCCTGGTTTTGCATCCCTAACATCTTTTTATCTGAAAAGGGACGACAATGTTAAGTCGGACCCAATCACCACATCGACTAAACCTGAGATGGATGACAATACTTCGTATAAACAGATTTGTACACAACGGCCATGGATAATATCCGACGAGAGCAAGTGCAAACCTGAGGAATCTCACACAGAGCATCCTCCTATGACTAAATTG AAACCCCCTACAAAGTCTTCTCTTCCAAAAGGGACCAAATATGGATGTCCAAAATGCAGTAATTGTTTTAAG GTAACAGCAAGATGGCATCCTGAGGATGCAAGAAGAGAAGTTCTAGAAGAAGCTCCTATTTTCCGTCCAACAGAAGAG GAATTCAAAGACACGCTTAACTATATCGCGAGCATACGTTCCGAAGCAGAACCTTATGGAATTTGCCGTATTGTCCCTCCTGCTAGCTGGAAACCGCCATGTAGTCTTGAAAAAAAGAATGTATGGGAAAACTCTGAATTTGTTGCTCAAATTCAGCGAATTGATGGGCACCAAGTTCAGTATGCACCAGAAGTTGTGACTAGCTCTCATGATACTAcagaaaccaagagaagaaaAGTGATGAAAGTAGCCATGGACTCTCATCTTGGTAATAAAAGTACTTGCACCCCTAATAATGGGAAGGTTAAAGACTGTGACAAGGAGCCTGAACCTGGTCCTAAATTTAGTCTCAAAACTTTTAAGAAATTGGCAGATGAATTCAAGATCCAGTACTTCAACCATAAGGATAAGAACAAGATTATGGGTTCTGGTAAAAATTCAGCCAGACATCAACAGCAATGGGAGCCATCTGTTGAGAATATTGAGGATGAATACGGACGAATTGCTCAAAATCCAACTGAAGAAATTGAG GTTCTCTGCGGTGACACTTTGGAGGCTGGAGATTTTAGCAGTGGATTTCCAATTCCAGCGATTTCTGATTCTCTGAATGCATGCACTTATCCTGAATATTTGAAATCTGGATGGAACTTAAATAATATGCTTTCACTCCCAGGTTCCCTTCTTTCCTTTGAAAGCCCTGAAGCTGCACAGAAATTTTCCCCTAGGGTACATGTGGGAATGTGCTTTTCACCGCTCAAATGG AAAGTTGAAGAGCGCCAATTAGACTCATTATGTTACATGCATTTGGGTGAACCCAAAGTATGGTATGGTGTCCCAGGAAGATGTTCTGTTGACTTTGAAACAATTTGGAAGAAGTATCTCGTTGGAGCGCGAGATATGTATGCAGGACAGCCAGATATGCATGATAATCTG GTTATGCAGTTATCCTGCTCAGTATTGAAGGGAGAGGGTATACCAGTGTATCGGTGTATTCAGTATCCTCGTGAGTTTGTTCTTGTCTTTCCTGGAACATATCATTCAGGATTTGATTGTGGTTTCAACTGTTCTGAAGCAGCAAGTTTTGCTCCTCTTGAGTGGTTGCTTCATGGACAGAATGTTGTAGACTTATATAGTGAACAGAAgagaaaaactttaatttcataCGACAAACTGTTACTGGGAGCAGCTAGGGAAGCTGTGAGGACCCGATGGGAAACCGATATATGTATGAAGAGCACGCCTGACAACATAACATGTAAAGATGCCTATCAAAGAAATGGGATCTTGTCAAAAGCTTTTAAT TCTCGTATCAGGAGTGAAAGTTTGAAGAGGAAATTTATTTCCACTTCTTTGAAGTCACAAAAGATGGATGAAAACTTCACTGCCAGTTGTAAAAGGGAATGTAGCGTATGTCTGCGTGATTTATTCCTGTCTGCTGTTGGTTGTCCGTGCTCAGATGACAAGTTTGTGTGTCTTGATCATGCAAAACAGCTTTGTTCTTGTCCTTGGACAGGCAGAATTCTCCTTTACCGTTATGAAATCAGTGAATTGGAGGttcttcatcaagctttggatggaAAACTAAGTGCAGTCTATAAATGGGCCAAAGAAGATCTTGGTTTAACTGTGCGCTCAGTTGCCTCCCAGAAATCAAAACTAACCCCAGAAAAAGTAAATGATTCAGAAGACTCGGTAAAAGAACCTATATTGCAGTCAGCGCGGGATGCATACAACAAGTGGAAACAGCGTAAATCACAGGCAACACCAAATTCTTTGGTGGAGAAACAGAGCGAAATGGCCTTCCAAGCCAAGCGGACCCCTGGTAGTATTCACAGTAGTCGGTACGCCATTCACCCAAAAAAGAACACAACTTTACTTCATTCAGCAATATCAAATGATGTCAAAGCTAAAGAGAAAATGGTGGGGACCAAATCTGCTGCAACAAGCATTGGTAAAGGAAGTAATTCTGCCGGGATCAAACCTGATAGCAAGGCAATTGAGGATAAGCTCACAATTTCAAAGAAAGTAGGAGACCCAAAAGTTTCTGAAGTTTCTTCATCAACTCCAGGCTCGCGTTTCTTGTCTTTACTACAAGAGAACATTTGGATTGATGTTTCGTCTAGTTCTTCAGAATCCGATGAGGACTAG
- the LOC25499273 gene encoding NAC domain-containing protein 21/22, which yields MGLRDIGASLPPGFRFYPSDEELVCHYLYKKITNEEVLKGTLIEIDLHICEPWQLPEVAKLNANEWYFFSFRDRKYATGFRTNRATISGYWKATGKDRMVLDPITQEVVGMRKTLVFYRNRAPNGIKTGWIMHEFRLETPHMPPKEDWVLCRVFHKSKEENNNNNNSSKLNTQQFMYETTPPSLTLMSSSPTNYQTIPSGYNKLDSFSSPMTTLHHLNPNQNNSSMMNLLQYSRETNPNDNSTVTQISSKGDDGYGFLWNMDLEENSLEDGVASNLDAIRFEVDDDNVVLL from the exons ATGGGTTTGAGAGACATAGGAGCTTCACTACCTCCTGGATTTCGGTTTTATCCAAGTGATGAGGAATTGGTTTGTCACTATCTTTACAAAAAGATCACAAATGAGGAAGTTCTTAAGGGTACTTTGATTGAAATTGACCTTCACATATGTGAACCATGGCAACTTCCAG AGGTGGCAAAGCTTAATGCAAATGAATGGTATTTCTTTAGCTTCCGGGACCGCAAATATGCAACTGGATTTAGAACAAACAGAGCAACTATATCTGGGTATTGGAAAGCAACTGGGAAAGATCGTATGGTGTTAGATCCAATCACACAAGAGGTTGTAGGGATGAGGAAGACATTGGTGTTCTATAGGAATAGAGCTCCAAATGGTATCAAAACAGGGTGGATTATGCATGAATTTCGCTTAGAGACACCACACATGCCTCCTAAG GAGGACTGGGTATTGTGTAGAGTCTTTCACAAAAGCAAAGaagagaacaacaacaacaataatagttCCAAACTCAACACACAACAATTCATGTATGAGACAACACCTCCATCCCTAACTTTGATGTCATCATCTCCAACAAATTACCAAACCATCCCTAGTGGCTATAACAAACTTGATTCTTTTTCTTCCCCCATGACAACACTTCATCATTTAAATCCAAACCAAAACAATTCTTCCATGATGAATCTCCTTCAATATTCACGtgaaacaaatccaaatgataATAGCACGGTTACTCAAATTAGTTCCAAAGGTGATGATGGATATGGATTCTTGTGGAACATGGATTTGGAAGAAAATAGCCTAGAAGATGGTGTGGCTTCAAACTTGGACGCAATAAGATTTGAGGTTGATGATGATAATGTGGTCTTACTATAA